From Quercus lobata isolate SW786 chromosome 11, ValleyOak3.0 Primary Assembly, whole genome shotgun sequence:
ATGTCAGAAGGTGTCAATTTGTAATAAATGACCTGCCACCCTCTCGTGGTCATTTTCTTCTACTACAACTTCAACACCAGTGTTGAATTGAAACCACTTCCTTGACTTACAAAGTTTCATCAAGTAGTACCATCCAATCCCAGCAACTGTCATTATACCACTCACTAAATAAACTTTCTTAGTAGCAATAGCCATTATCACTACCAAAAATCCACATGGTATCAAGCACATGACCACCAGCAATGGCAGCCTCATTGGGACCCGGAACGGCCGCTTCAACCTTGGGAACTTCctcctcaaccaaacaaatgaagCAAACTCCAGCAACATGCTCAAACTATACAAGAAATTGGCTGAGGATATAATGTCAGTGAAATTCATGTATGAAACCCCTAGTGAAATAGAAGTTGATAACAATATTCCAACCCAAGGGGTGTTGAACCATTTAGACCTTAGTCCAAAAAACTGAGGCAAAGATCCAATATCAGCCATGCCCAAAAGTTGGAAAGCACTACTGCTTAATTGGGCTTCAAAAGGCCCAATTGCTGCTAACATAGCACCAACTTCAAGAAAGATTTTCAACCATTTCCCAGCAATCAATTCTGCAGCCTGGGCCATAAACCCAGCTCCCCATTCACTTGGCTCCACAGAAAGAGCTCCAATGACGGCCAAAAGTGGAAACACGTAAGCCAAACAAGTGAAAATCACAGTAATAAAAAGAGCCCTTGGAAGAGTTTTCTGGGGCTGATCAACTTCTCCCGCAAAAGTACTAACATTGTCCCAGAAATTTAAGTTCCAAAAAAGGGTGTTAAAGAACAAGTTCCAATCTTTCTTAACATCTTTATGTTCCAAACTGAGCCACCTATGAGGTTTGATCTTCGGGAGGGCAATCAAGCACATGAATATAAATGGCAAAAGTGAAACCACAGCAAGTACCACAGAAGTATAACCAACAATTGTCAAACCAGTGtaattaagaaaagaaaggccTAAAGTTGAACACAAAAGTGCGAGGTACCTTGGCAAGCCAGACTCAATAGCAGGGATTATTTGCTTCATATAGTCTATGCAAAGAACTGGGAAAGCAGCAATATTGATAACGCTACTGAGGAATTTCCATGTTCCCATTAGTGAACCCCAGAAAGGGCCGAAGGCACGCTCTGCCCATATAACAAAGCCACCATTGCCAGGATAAGCAGTGGAGAGCTCAGCTGTGACAAGAGCTTCTGGGATACTCCATATGAAAGGGAACACCAAGAAACCAATGATAGTTAAAAGGGGTCCTGCTGCTTGTACTGCTGGCTCCTCTCCATAAGGCCCACCTGCTACTTCAAAGTAGATAAGAAATATGAGAGGTATCAAAGTTAGCTTCTTTGTGTTTGTGactgtggttgtggtggtggtggtgg
This genomic window contains:
- the LOC115967370 gene encoding probable polyamine transporter At3g13620, yielding MQQTSSKLPNMPQELSITSTTTTTTTTTVTNTKKLTLIPLIFLIYFEVAGGPYGEEPAVQAAGPLLTIIGFLVFPFIWSIPEALVTAELSTAYPGNGGFVIWAERAFGPFWGSLMGTWKFLSSVINIAAFPVLCIDYMKQIIPAIESGLPRYLALLCSTLGLSFLNYTGLTIVGYTSVVLAVVSLLPFIFMCLIALPKIKPHRWLSLEHKDVKKDWNLFFNTLFWNLNFWDNVSTFAGEVDQPQKTLPRALFITVIFTCLAYVFPLLAVIGALSVEPSEWGAGFMAQAAELIAGKWLKIFLEVGAMLAAIGPFEAQLSSSAFQLLGMADIGSLPQFFGLRSKWFNTPWVGILLSTSISLGVSYMNFTDIISSANFLYSLSMLLEFASFVWLRRKFPRLKRPFRVPMRLPLLVVMCLIPCGFLVVIMAIATKKVYLVSGIMTVAGIGWYYLMKLCKSRKWFQFNTGVEVVVEENDHERVAGHLLQIDTF